Proteins from a single region of Anaerotignum faecicola:
- the flgC gene encoding flagellar basal body rod protein FlgC, whose translation MGFLNALDISASGMTAQRMRLDIAAENIANSNTTRTEAGGPYRRKMVVFEPIEKTSFRQAFRSEIARQSASGGGVRVAEIVEDERPFEMLYDPEHPDADENGYVQMPNVDMLKETVDSMAASRAYDANLTVFNTVKTLAAKALEIGK comes from the coding sequence ATGGGCTTTTTAAACGCTCTTGATATCAGCGCATCAGGCATGACGGCACAAAGAATGCGCTTGGATATAGCGGCAGAAAATATTGCGAATTCAAATACGACAAGGACAGAGGCCGGAGGGCCGTACAGGAGGAAAATGGTCGTTTTTGAGCCAATCGAAAAAACAAGCTTCAGGCAGGCGTTCCGTTCGGAAATTGCAAGACAAAGCGCTTCCGGCGGCGGCGTAAGGGTGGCGGAAATAGTGGAGGATGAACGCCCTTTTGAAATGCTGTACGATCCGGAACATCCGGATGCCGATGAAAACGGATATGTGCAGATGCCTAATGTGGACATGCTCAAAGAAACCGTTGACAGTATGGCCGCAAGCCGTGCATACGACGCCAACCTGACGGTTTTCAACACTGTCAAAACATTGGCGGCTAAAGCTTTGGAGATTGGGAAATAG
- a CDS encoding flagellar hook-basal body complex protein FliE — protein MFIEPMQGITPVSSFFEQDEKKARGAASPFKELFTNVLNDVVSSEEELAKNEYLLSIGEIDDAHTVPVSAATAQLSVDLMVSLRNKAVESYNEIMRISL, from the coding sequence ATGTTTATAGAACCGATGCAGGGAATTACGCCCGTTTCCTCATTTTTTGAGCAGGATGAAAAAAAGGCCCGGGGAGCGGCGTCCCCTTTTAAAGAACTGTTTACAAACGTGTTAAACGACGTTGTTTCAAGCGAGGAAGAGCTTGCAAAAAATGAATATCTCCTTTCCATAGGGGAAATAGACGACGCGCATACGGTTCCGGTATCGGCGGCTACGGCGCAGCTTTCCGTAGACCTTATGGTAAGCCTTAGGAACAAAGCCGTTGAATCATATAATGAGATTATGAGGATAAGCCTCTAA
- the fliF gene encoding flagellar M-ring protein FliF → MNERLKAFLEKAKETLSKLSSKTKKIIIIGLAVSVIASVGIAVWLNNRPYEVLFSGLNDQEASEIMGKLQSDGVEYKYETGGTILVPQEQEEQLKAQLVYEGYPKSGFTYGTFTDNIDLTTTQTEMEHYKMLDLQERMGATISLFPNIKEARVTIAPGEEKKYVLDKSEDSQASASVTVVTDDGNDLEEEQVEAIQRLISKSIPNVEFSRVGVICNGKDVTIDEENGSRISANELKFKVEDEIDRKIKNKILDMLIPIYGEEHVKVSVKSEVDINKKIRELINYSGEDEENKGVLSSQSATQEIAKDGEQIGGVPGTETNADIPIYTTIGTDGNETYILSDGTANYLVDQLKQQEQVDAGDLVDLTVAVIIDGDEMSDATRDDITSLVGRAAGISADIQDEKIEIMAVPFYQENIPGIVDDATGEIDMQRLIMIAGIAAGGLVLILIIILIVLAVRKKRKKKKQRQQMLADQGNLPLGMEDLPSGEPEGLDAAASLLNIKNERSMELKNKIRDITEENPEVSAQILKSWLRGGNNNG, encoded by the coding sequence GTGAACGAACGGCTTAAAGCTTTTTTGGAAAAAGCAAAGGAAACATTATCAAAGTTAAGCAGTAAAACAAAAAAAATAATTATAATTGGCCTTGCCGTATCCGTAATTGCGTCCGTAGGTATTGCGGTATGGCTTAACAACAGGCCTTATGAAGTTCTTTTCAGCGGCTTGAATGATCAGGAAGCCAGCGAAATAATGGGAAAGCTGCAATCCGACGGGGTTGAATATAAATATGAAACGGGCGGCACAATACTTGTCCCCCAGGAGCAGGAAGAACAGCTTAAGGCTCAGCTTGTATATGAAGGGTACCCTAAAAGCGGTTTTACATACGGCACTTTTACAGACAATATAGACCTTACTACAACCCAAACGGAAATGGAACATTATAAGATGCTCGATCTTCAGGAAAGAATGGGGGCCACAATATCTCTTTTCCCGAATATTAAGGAGGCGAGGGTTACAATCGCGCCGGGGGAAGAGAAAAAGTATGTCCTCGATAAAAGCGAAGATTCGCAGGCAAGCGCGTCCGTAACAGTTGTAACCGACGACGGAAACGATTTGGAAGAAGAACAGGTTGAGGCTATACAAAGGCTTATATCAAAAAGTATACCTAATGTTGAGTTTTCCAGGGTAGGCGTTATCTGCAACGGCAAAGATGTTACAATAGATGAAGAAAACGGTTCGAGGATAAGCGCCAACGAACTTAAATTTAAAGTCGAAGACGAAATCGACAGGAAAATAAAAAATAAAATCCTTGACATGCTTATACCTATATATGGCGAGGAACATGTAAAAGTTTCCGTAAAAAGCGAAGTTGATATTAATAAAAAAATACGCGAGCTGATAAATTACTCCGGCGAGGACGAAGAAAACAAAGGCGTCCTTTCAAGCCAGAGCGCAACTCAGGAAATAGCGAAGGACGGAGAACAGATCGGCGGCGTGCCGGGTACGGAAACAAATGCGGATATACCTATTTACACAACGATAGGCACAGACGGAAATGAAACGTATATATTAAGCGACGGCACTGCAAATTACTTGGTGGATCAGCTTAAACAGCAGGAACAGGTGGATGCGGGCGATCTTGTGGATCTTACGGTGGCCGTGATTATAGACGGCGACGAAATGTCCGACGCCACAAGGGACGACATAACGTCGCTTGTGGGACGCGCCGCCGGAATAAGCGCCGATATTCAGGATGAAAAAATCGAAATAATGGCGGTGCCGTTCTATCAGGAAAATATACCGGGCATAGTAGACGACGCTACCGGCGAAATCGACATGCAGCGCCTTATAATGATTGCCGGCATAGCCGCAGGCGGGCTTGTGCTTATTTTGATAATCATCCTTATTGTGCTTGCCGTAAGGAAAAAACGGAAAAAGAAAAAACAGCGTCAGCAGATGCTTGCAGATCAAGGGAATCTTCCTTTGGGTATGGAAGATCTGCCGAGCGGCGAGCCTGAAGGGCTTGACGCGGCCGCAAGCCTTCTTAATATTAAAAATGAAAGAAGCATGGAGCTTAAAAATAAAATCAGGGATATTACGGAAGAAAACCCTGAAGTTTCGGCGCAAATCCTTAAATCTTGGCTGAGGGGAGGGAATAACAATGGATGA
- the fliG gene encoding flagellar motor switch protein FliG produces the protein MDEKRELTPEQKAAAVIISMGTDKASQIYQFLSEEDIEALTVEIAKMRHLSPEETESILDDFYKECMTQKVVTEGGLEYARSVLEKAFGQQTAASLLEKVAKSLKTMPFSFIRKVDSKNLYSILQHERAQTIALVLSYANPDQAADVIVSLPKVKQLNVVKAIAQMDSASPEAIKIVETQIEKKFSSVLTTDFTKAGGIDYIAEVINYMDRSNEKFIFDELGQKDEKLTEEIRKRMFVFEDITTMDNRSIQRFLRDCDPKDIVLSLKGANTEVANLIFSNMSTRMAESIKSDLEVTVNVRIKDVEDAQQRIVNVIRKLEEEGELVIMKGGKDDIIA, from the coding sequence ATGGATGAGAAACGCGAGCTTACGCCTGAGCAAAAGGCCGCGGCCGTTATTATATCCATGGGAACAGATAAGGCCTCCCAGATATACCAGTTTTTAAGCGAGGAAGATATTGAGGCGTTAACAGTTGAAATAGCCAAAATGCGCCACCTTTCCCCGGAAGAAACGGAAAGCATATTAGACGATTTTTATAAAGAATGTATGACTCAGAAGGTCGTTACCGAAGGCGGGCTCGAGTATGCCCGCAGCGTCCTTGAAAAGGCTTTCGGCCAGCAGACTGCCGCAAGCCTTCTGGAGAAAGTTGCGAAATCCCTTAAAACTATGCCGTTTTCCTTCATACGGAAAGTGGACAGCAAAAACCTTTATTCTATACTTCAGCATGAAAGGGCGCAGACCATTGCCCTTGTGCTTTCATATGCAAATCCGGATCAGGCCGCCGACGTTATAGTGTCCCTGCCTAAGGTGAAACAGCTTAACGTCGTAAAGGCCATAGCGCAAATGGACAGCGCCTCGCCGGAGGCCATAAAAATTGTGGAAACGCAGATTGAAAAGAAGTTTTCGTCCGTACTTACAACCGACTTTACAAAAGCCGGCGGCATCGATTATATTGCCGAAGTTATCAACTATATGGACAGGAGCAACGAAAAATTTATTTTCGACGAACTCGGCCAGAAGGACGAAAAACTTACGGAAGAAATCCGCAAGAGGATGTTCGTTTTCGAAGATATTACGACTATGGACAACCGCTCCATACAGCGTTTCCTGCGCGACTGCGATCCGAAAGATATCGTGCTTTCGCTCAAAGGCGCAAATACGGAGGTTGCAAACCTTATATTCTCCAATATGTCAACGCGTATGGCTGAATCTATTAAAAGCGACCTTGAAGTTACGGTTAACGTCAGGATTAAGGACGTTGAAGACGCTCAGCAGAGGATTGTCAACGTCATCAGGAAGCTTGAGGAAGAAGGCGAGCTTGTTATTATGAAAGGCGGAAAGGATGATATAATTGCCTAA
- a CDS encoding FliH/SctL family protein, producing MPNLLRRLAIDKKVAAYNFLNEYTKADEKAKGTKDDAKSGIAEDYVAHEIVMEEPKINADSDSEAAGGSFAEILEEKKKAEEPKIRPEILEEEKKILDEAEAVLENARKEAAEILEKAKARAEEIKEEEGKKGYDGGYDEGYAAGYGEAAAKVKETLGAESEELLNELKRVIEEAGRKKEELLKEYLTNLRDIAIAVGEKVIMVSLKSSGDIIEHMIIAATERLKTKEWAKVYISKADAEMMVEGGQDIINALSDISSHVRIIAMENENRGTCILEFPDEIIDASVGTQVENIKEILKNTGA from the coding sequence TTGCCTAATCTGCTAAGGAGGCTGGCCATTGACAAAAAGGTGGCGGCCTATAATTTCTTGAACGAGTATACAAAAGCCGATGAAAAAGCCAAAGGCACAAAAGATGATGCCAAAAGCGGTATAGCCGAGGATTATGTGGCGCATGAGATCGTAATGGAAGAACCGAAAATAAATGCGGACTCCGACTCGGAAGCAGCCGGAGGCAGTTTTGCCGAAATATTGGAAGAGAAGAAAAAGGCTGAAGAACCGAAAATAAGGCCCGAAATACTTGAAGAAGAAAAGAAAATATTGGACGAGGCGGAAGCCGTGCTTGAAAACGCAAGGAAGGAAGCGGCCGAAATACTCGAAAAAGCAAAAGCCCGGGCGGAGGAAATTAAAGAAGAAGAAGGCAAGAAAGGCTATGACGGCGGCTATGACGAAGGTTACGCCGCAGGCTACGGCGAAGCGGCGGCAAAGGTAAAGGAAACTTTGGGAGCCGAGAGCGAGGAGCTTTTAAATGAACTTAAAAGGGTAATTGAAGAAGCCGGGCGTAAAAAGGAAGAACTTTTAAAGGAATATCTTACAAACCTCAGGGACATAGCCATAGCCGTAGGCGAAAAGGTTATAATGGTAAGCCTTAAGTCGAGCGGCGACATTATCGAACATATGATAATTGCCGCGACGGAAAGGCTTAAAACTAAAGAATGGGCGAAGGTTTACATCTCAAAAGCCGATGCCGAAATGATGGTTGAAGGAGGGCAGGACATTATAAATGCCCTTTCGGATATAAGCAGCCATGTGCGTATAATAGCCATGGAAAACGAAAACCGGGGAACATGCATACTTGAGTTCCCTGATGAAATAATCGACGCAAGCGTCGGAACACAGGTTGAAAATATTAAGGAAATATTGAAAAACACAGGAGCGTAA
- the fliI gene encoding flagellar protein export ATPase FliI, which translates to MSFKSIPEIIRNAETISHVGKIENIVGMTIEASGGKAAIGDINTIYNENTKSQVLAEVVGFKNDRVLLMPYENTDGITSGSFVRSTNQSLKIPVGDNLRGRIIDAVGKPIDGLGPIEETEYFSVNSPYINPLARPPIREKMVFGIKALDGMITIGKGQRIGIFAGSGVGKSTLLGMIAKNVKADINVIALVGERGREVLEFVQNDLGEEGLARSVLVVATSDQSPMLRLKCPIVATAIAEYFKNQGKDVLLMMDSLTRFAMAQREIGLAVGEPPIARGYTPSIYSELPKLLERSGNFESGSITGIYTVLVEGDDTNEPIADTVRGILDGHIVLTRKLANANHFPAIDVNASISRLMNSIAPQEHLDMASKFRDLLSIYDKNEDLISIGAYKAGTNPKLDYAISKIDKINAFLKQGINEAFSYEETLAKMKEILTG; encoded by the coding sequence ATGTCGTTTAAAAGTATTCCGGAAATTATACGGAACGCCGAAACTATAAGCCATGTCGGCAAGATTGAAAACATCGTCGGCATGACAATCGAAGCTTCCGGCGGGAAAGCCGCCATAGGCGATATAAATACAATATACAATGAGAATACAAAAAGCCAGGTTCTTGCGGAAGTAGTAGGGTTCAAAAATGACAGGGTGCTTTTGATGCCCTATGAAAATACAGACGGCATAACGTCCGGGAGCTTTGTAAGAAGTACAAACCAAAGCCTTAAAATACCTGTCGGCGACAACCTCAGGGGGCGTATAATCGACGCTGTCGGAAAGCCTATAGACGGCTTGGGGCCTATAGAGGAAACGGAGTATTTTTCCGTTAACAGCCCGTATATAAATCCGCTTGCACGGCCGCCGATACGGGAAAAAATGGTATTCGGCATTAAAGCGCTCGACGGTATGATTACAATCGGCAAAGGACAGAGGATAGGCATATTCGCGGGAAGCGGCGTAGGCAAAAGCACGCTTTTGGGCATGATTGCAAAAAACGTTAAAGCCGATATAAACGTAATAGCCCTGGTAGGGGAAAGGGGCAGGGAGGTTTTGGAATTTGTCCAGAATGATTTGGGCGAAGAAGGCCTTGCAAGAAGCGTGCTTGTAGTCGCTACAAGCGACCAGTCTCCCATGCTCCGTTTAAAATGCCCTATAGTGGCGACGGCTATTGCCGAATATTTTAAAAACCAAGGCAAAGACGTGCTTTTGATGATGGATTCCCTGACGCGTTTTGCAATGGCGCAGAGGGAAATAGGCCTTGCCGTTGGGGAACCGCCTATTGCAAGGGGATATACGCCTTCCATATATTCGGAGCTTCCGAAGCTCCTTGAGCGCAGCGGAAACTTTGAAAGCGGCTCAATAACGGGAATATATACGGTGCTTGTGGAAGGCGACGACACAAACGAACCTATTGCCGATACTGTAAGGGGTATACTGGACGGGCATATAGTTTTGACAAGAAAACTTGCCAATGCCAACCACTTCCCGGCAATAGACGTAAACGCCAGCATATCGCGTTTGATGAATTCAATAGCTCCGCAGGAGCATTTGGATATGGCGTCTAAATTCAGGGATTTGTTAAGCATATATGACAAAAATGAGGATCTTATATCTATAGGCGCATATAAAGCGGGAACAAACCCTAAACTCGATTACGCAATAAGCAAAATTGATAAAATAAACGCATTTTTGAAACAAGGCATAAACGAAGCGTTTTCATATGAAGAAACTCTTGCCAAAATGAAAGAAATACTTACAGGCTGA
- a CDS encoding flagellar FliJ family protein, translated as MKKFSFHLEPVLKYKGDILEVVKNEHSKALRDVADQEERIKTIENNKKEYIRQFDEKKKKFITVAEAEIYGMYIARQDAVLKREYAVLKTLQKAEAEKREKMIEAKKEKLSIEKLKEIKISQYNKAMQKENEAFIEEFVSNAKIKLNAGI; from the coding sequence ATGAAGAAATTTTCTTTCCATTTGGAACCGGTGCTGAAATATAAGGGCGATATACTTGAGGTCGTTAAAAATGAGCACAGCAAAGCCCTTAGGGACGTAGCGGATCAGGAAGAACGGATCAAGACGATAGAAAACAACAAAAAAGAATACATAAGACAGTTTGACGAAAAAAAGAAAAAATTTATAACGGTTGCAGAGGCCGAAATTTACGGCATGTATATAGCAAGGCAGGACGCGGTTTTGAAAAGGGAGTATGCTGTTCTCAAGACTCTTCAAAAAGCGGAGGCCGAAAAAAGGGAAAAAATGATTGAAGCAAAAAAAGAAAAGCTTTCGATAGAAAAGTTAAAGGAAATCAAAATTTCCCAGTATAACAAGGCTATGCAGAAAGAAAATGAAGCTTTTATAGAGGAGTTTGTTTCTAATGCGAAAATTAAACTCAATGCAGGCATTTAA
- a CDS encoding flagellar hook-length control protein FliK, with translation MAGMNLSFAAGVRAADTIQAKPQKPETGSSDKSSFESAIKNETDKAGQQAGKTENGSNNKEEINDGGHVGKKPGGKGQDGRKNALDTNGENQTAAVILLENFVIPMDTENMLNSLKHAESNAETLAEHITDAVANETVELTADTKGIDISALKKAQPEVVDIKQKLIEQASAAPRENAKANTAETAKTEEPVVISGKNVNTAENDKAAGSETTVVKNKDSAEAEGVKTENKNSGATLEDVVLVKDRIIDGKAVTVKVAEPVNVNSQDFADKLGEEILRTKQNEFEIQLAPENLGKIQIKLVFEKGETRVSILCANPKALEALTDHANGIAAALESKTGATATVNITQEKETFYNENYQDGHNSRENGGDENRRQKQKKDDAVDFLQQLRLGLV, from the coding sequence ATGGCGGGCATGAATTTATCATTTGCGGCGGGAGTCCGTGCGGCCGATACCATACAGGCAAAACCCCAGAAGCCGGAAACAGGTTCGTCGGATAAATCTTCGTTTGAATCGGCCATTAAAAATGAAACTGATAAGGCAGGCCAGCAGGCAGGCAAAACCGAAAACGGTTCAAATAATAAAGAAGAAATCAACGACGGCGGCCATGTCGGTAAAAAACCGGGCGGAAAGGGCCAAGACGGGCGGAAAAATGCGCTTGACACAAATGGCGAAAACCAGACGGCGGCAGTTATACTGCTTGAAAATTTTGTTATACCAATGGATACCGAAAACATGCTTAACAGCTTAAAACATGCTGAAAGTAATGCGGAAACATTGGCGGAGCATATAACGGACGCTGTGGCAAATGAAACGGTGGAATTGACGGCAGACACAAAAGGCATTGACATAAGCGCCCTCAAAAAGGCACAGCCCGAAGTTGTGGATATAAAACAGAAATTGATCGAGCAGGCTTCGGCGGCGCCGCGTGAAAATGCAAAGGCCAATACGGCGGAAACGGCAAAAACGGAAGAACCGGTTGTTATCAGCGGAAAAAATGTAAATACGGCTGAAAATGACAAGGCGGCCGGAAGCGAAACTACGGTTGTCAAAAATAAGGACAGTGCGGAAGCGGAAGGCGTAAAAACGGAAAACAAAAACAGCGGCGCCACTTTAGAGGACGTTGTGTTAGTGAAGGACAGGATTATCGACGGAAAGGCCGTAACGGTTAAAGTTGCGGAGCCGGTTAATGTTAATTCCCAGGATTTTGCCGATAAGCTCGGCGAAGAAATACTCAGGACAAAGCAAAATGAATTTGAAATTCAACTTGCGCCGGAAAACCTCGGAAAAATCCAGATAAAACTGGTTTTTGAAAAGGGCGAAACAAGAGTTTCGATTTTATGCGCAAACCCAAAGGCGCTTGAAGCGCTTACGGATCATGCAAACGGCATTGCCGCCGCCCTTGAAAGTAAAACGGGCGCAACGGCTACAGTAAATATAACGCAGGAAAAAGAAACGTTTTATAATGAGAATTACCAGGACGGCCATAACAGCCGGGAAAACGGCGGCGATGAAAACAGGCGGCAAAAGCAGAAAAAAGACGACGCTGTGGATTTCCTGCAGCAGCTTAGGCTGGGATTGGTTTAG
- a CDS encoding flagellar hook capping protein — protein MAEEHLFPGYQNSIAQGPLQYIRPKTTKVKDNATSMDMSSFLQLMAVQLQNQDPMNPTSQDDYMMQLAQMVTVEAMTSMVQTSVTTYAASLVGKEVTVAAYDANGNYKTEVGVVTGVALFSGEPFIYIGENAYSLSSIMAVGRVPEAEEPEKPDGGDGEDGGTEGGGSVEGGGETEGGGSVEGGGETEGGGSAEGGGTEGDGSSESGGKTES, from the coding sequence ATGGCGGAGGAACATTTATTTCCGGGATACCAAAACTCTATTGCGCAGGGACCGTTGCAGTATATAAGGCCTAAGACAACAAAGGTAAAGGATAATGCCACATCCATGGATATGTCAAGTTTCCTTCAGCTTATGGCCGTGCAGCTGCAAAACCAGGATCCGATGAACCCTACGAGCCAGGACGATTATATGATGCAGCTTGCGCAGATGGTAACTGTCGAGGCAATGACAAGCATGGTGCAGACGTCTGTCACTACATATGCGGCGTCGCTTGTCGGAAAAGAAGTAACCGTTGCGGCATATGATGCAAACGGCAACTATAAAACGGAGGTAGGCGTTGTTACAGGCGTTGCGCTTTTCAGCGGCGAACCGTTTATATACATAGGTGAAAATGCATACAGTCTCAGCAGCATTATGGCGGTTGGCCGCGTTCCTGAGGCCGAAGAGCCGGAAAAGCCTGACGGAGGAGACGGTGAAGACGGAGGAACCGAAGGAGGCGGCTCTGTAGAGGGCGGCGGCGAAACCGAAGGAGGCGGCTCTGTAGAAGGCGGCGGCGAAACCGAAGGAGGCGGTTCGGCAGAAGGCGGCGGAACCGAAGGGGACGGTTCATCTGAAAGCGGCGGCAAAACTGAAAGCTGA
- a CDS encoding flagellar biosynthesis protein, translated as MIENINNLKLRQLQPNEVAAAKKRRETGVQNGENFKAILENRLNEEKTLQFSKHSKERISQRGIEVTDELMSRLNSAAESARIKGAKDVVMIGREAAFIVNIPNNIVITAMNGNEMKNNIFTNIDSAVML; from the coding sequence ATGATTGAAAATATCAATAACTTGAAATTGCGCCAGTTGCAGCCAAACGAGGTAGCCGCGGCAAAGAAGCGCCGGGAAACGGGCGTTCAAAATGGCGAAAACTTTAAAGCCATACTTGAGAACAGGCTGAATGAAGAAAAAACGCTTCAGTTTTCCAAACATTCCAAGGAAAGGATCAGCCAAAGAGGCATAGAAGTTACGGATGAACTGATGTCACGCCTTAACAGCGCGGCTGAAAGCGCACGGATAAAGGGCGCGAAAGACGTAGTGATGATTGGCAGGGAAGCGGCTTTTATAGTTAATATTCCCAATAATATAGTTATAACGGCAATGAACGGAAATGAAATGAAGAATAATATATTTACAAATATTGACAGCGCCGTAATGTTATAA
- a CDS encoding flagellar hook-basal body complex protein: MIRSMFSGVAGLRTHQSKMDVIGNNIANVNTTGYKSARATFIESIYQTSKSGGDGNNVYGGTNPSQIGYGSQIGSVDVNYGTGSYEPTGYGTDCMIDGTGFFLVGPKLDADGGVPTIDDGVGNSEDDGYNASSLYLTRTGNFRFDGDGYLVDGNGNVVYGFVGEGGNAAMGENEFKYDTSMLVPIRIPHDVDDAAQVPAVDYEDTERLNLSNISIGPDGVITGTGEFGTYKIGVIAVCNVPNPNGLNKVQNSYYEARTNTGLCEAFAPGNGTTGPLIPNGLEMANVDLATEFSNMITTQRGFQANSKIITVSDEMLQELISMKR, translated from the coding sequence ATGATTAGATCGATGTTTTCGGGAGTAGCGGGTTTACGCACACATCAGAGCAAAATGGACGTTATAGGCAATAATATTGCAAACGTAAATACAACGGGGTATAAATCTGCCAGAGCTACGTTTATAGAATCAATATACCAGACAAGCAAAAGCGGCGGCGACGGAAACAATGTTTACGGCGGCACAAACCCAAGCCAGATCGGCTACGGAAGCCAGATTGGCTCTGTAGACGTTAATTACGGCACAGGCAGCTATGAGCCTACAGGCTACGGCACCGACTGTATGATAGACGGCACGGGATTTTTCCTTGTAGGGCCTAAACTTGATGCGGACGGCGGCGTGCCTACTATTGACGACGGCGTCGGAAACAGTGAAGATGACGGCTATAACGCTTCAAGCCTCTACCTTACAAGAACAGGCAATTTCAGGTTCGACGGCGACGGCTACCTTGTAGACGGCAACGGCAATGTGGTTTACGGCTTTGTTGGAGAAGGCGGCAATGCTGCAATGGGTGAAAATGAGTTTAAATATGATACGTCGATGCTTGTGCCGATACGTATCCCCCATGATGTCGACGATGCGGCGCAGGTGCCTGCAGTCGACTATGAAGATACGGAAAGGCTCAACCTCTCAAATATCAGCATAGGCCCTGACGGCGTTATAACTGGCACAGGTGAGTTTGGCACATATAAAATCGGCGTTATTGCGGTGTGCAACGTGCCTAACCCTAACGGACTTAACAAAGTACAGAATTCTTATTACGAGGCAAGGACAAACACAGGCCTTTGCGAGGCTTTCGCGCCCGGAAACGGCACGACGGGCCCGCTTATTCCAAACGGACTTGAAATGGCCAACGTGGATCTCGCGACGGAATTTTCAAACATGATTACAACCCAGAGGGGATTCCAGGCAAACTCAAAAATTATTACGGTTTCCGATGAAATGCTCCAAGAGCTGATCAGCATGAAAAGGTAA
- a CDS encoding flagellar FlbD family protein, which produces MIRLTKLNNDQFVLNSNQIECIEIIPESKVIMANKDFFIVKESVDEIIEKIIAYNAKIHNYYKNITVVDNKE; this is translated from the coding sequence ATGATTAGGCTGACAAAACTTAATAACGACCAGTTTGTTTTAAACTCGAACCAGATTGAATGTATCGAGATTATTCCGGAATCGAAGGTTATTATGGCAAACAAGGATTTTTTTATTGTTAAAGAAAGCGTTGACGAAATTATAGAAAAAATCATCGCTTATAATGCGAAGATACACAATTACTATAAAAATATTACTGTTGTTGATAATAAAGAGTAA
- a CDS encoding MotA/TolQ/ExbB proton channel family protein yields the protein MDLTTIIGIILGGILITFGIVFDMEAGVDFAKMINFLDVPSVLIVVGGTLAAVVASYPASMLKQIPKHMKIILDDKKFKPMEYIDLLVEFSQIARKNGLLALEEKANQQTDPFLKQSIMLIVDATDPEKVKSILANDLDYLADRHAEGVGMYEKASAYAPAFGMIGTLIGLVNMLKGMSLDSGTGTSSLGADMSVALITTFYGCVMANLIFMPIAKKLSVRNDEEYLCKQIIIEGVLSIQSGENPKFMKEKLISYLEQRQRDAANGEGTPGKVKKGRKDKE from the coding sequence ATGGATTTAACAACGATTATTGGTATTATACTTGGCGGGATATTAATTACATTCGGTATAGTTTTCGATATGGAGGCGGGCGTAGATTTTGCCAAAATGATAAACTTCCTTGACGTGCCGAGTGTGCTTATAGTTGTGGGCGGAACGCTTGCGGCCGTTGTGGCAAGTTACCCCGCGAGCATGCTTAAACAGATACCGAAACATATGAAAATTATTTTGGACGATAAAAAATTCAAACCTATGGAGTACATAGATCTTCTTGTTGAATTTTCGCAGATAGCAAGAAAAAACGGCCTTCTGGCCCTTGAGGAAAAGGCTAACCAGCAGACTGATCCGTTCTTAAAGCAAAGCATTATGCTCATAGTCGACGCAACGGATCCGGAGAAAGTAAAATCAATACTTGCAAACGATTTGGATTACCTTGCCGACAGGCATGCCGAAGGAGTGGGAATGTATGAAAAGGCGTCGGCATACGCCCCGGCTTTCGGTATGATCGGTACGCTTATAGGCCTTGTAAACATGCTTAAGGGCATGAGCCTTGATTCGGGCACGGGAACAAGCAGTCTCGGCGCTGATATGTCCGTAGCCCTTATTACGACATTTTACGGCTGCGTCATGGCAAACCTTATATTTATGCCGATTGCGAAAAAATTGAGCGTAAGAAACGACGAGGAATATCTCTGCAAGCAAATCATAATAGAGGGCGTACTGTCAATACAATCCGGGGAAAATCCGAAATTTATGAAGGAAAAACTTATTTCCTACCTTGAACAGCGCCAGCGCGACGCCGCAAACGGGGAAGGCACGCCTGGAAAAGTTAAAAAAGGCAGGAAAGATAAGGAATAA